The Naumovozyma dairenensis CBS 421 chromosome 1, complete genome genome includes a region encoding these proteins:
- the SHU2 gene encoding Shu2p (similar to Saccharomyces cerevisiae SHU2 (YDR078C); ancestral locus Anc_8.203), with amino-acid sequence MSSDNYKELNYSELFKNLIIPREQSTKKPSENKTVREDGDEDAMIINDNIITFLYYLFPRELFIKALSLIESNDMFIYVLLPNHIDPSMENNKDKNNTYITKTFDDKADKDNMASRSKTIDNNDADDTVEKTKSNEPTRTSIDSIKLIDMLYDEDNDDDDSLIYELIIKSSNDRIPPITTTLKNWNCSCVEFTEHFRKGMMMKNNIDEEMKLIDRFIKIIDDPTKFSNDIFAKIDKFSLSKQYYFDLIKNKGIICPHLLAYSILLKSSKQVLKYFILNKADVILIPITNMDEWLKLHINIII; translated from the coding sequence ATGTCCAGCGATAATTacaaagaattaaattattcagagttgttcaaaaatttaattataCCTCGAGAACAAAGTACTAAGAAACCATCGGAAAATAAAACTGTGCGGGAGGATGGTGATGAGGATGCGAtgattattaatgataatataataacgTTCTTATACTATTTATTTCCACGAGAATTATTTATCAAGGCGTTATCTTTGATTGAATCCAATGATAtgtttatatatgttttgTTACCGAATCATATTGATCCAAGtatggaaaataataaggaTAAGAATAACACTTATATTACTAAGACCTTTGACGACAAAGCCGACAAAGATAATATGGCTTCGAGATCCAAAACgattgataataatgatgccGATGATACTGTTGAGAAGACAAAGAGTAATGAACCCACTCGAACGAGTATAGATAGtattaaattaattgatatgTTATacgatgaagataatgatgatgacgattCACTTATATATGAACtaattattaaatcatcaaatgatCGTATACCGCCCATAACTACTACtttaaagaattggaattgtTCATGCGTTGAGTTCACAGAACATTTCCGTAAAggaatgatgatgaagaacaatattgatgaagagATGAAGTTGATTGATCGATTCATTAAGATAATTGATGATCCGacaaaattttccaatgaTATATTTGCTAAAATTGATAAGTTTAGTCTTTCAAAAcagtattattttgatttaataaagaataaagGAATCATTTGTCCTCATTTATTAGCTTATtcgatattattaaaatcttctaaacaagttttgaaatatttcattttgaataaagCTGACGTTATTTTAATTCCCATTACTAACATGGATGAATGGTTAAAATTgcatataaatattattatatag
- the TFB5 gene encoding TFIIH complex subunit TFB5 (similar to Saccharomyces cerevisiae TFB5 (YDR079C-A); ancestral locus Anc_8.211), with protein sequence MARARRGALLQCDPSIKALIVQIDAQRSDIILEELDDTHLLVDPNKVAFIKFELNRLLSKNIYNPMDDEEEN encoded by the coding sequence ATGGCAAGAGCAAGAAGAGGAGCGTTATTACAATGTGATCCATCCATTAAGGCATTAATAGTTCAAATAGATGCACAAAGAAGCGATATAATAttggaagaattagatgataCTCATCTTCTAGTGGATCCTAACAAAGTAGCCTTTATTAAGTTTGAATTAAATCGGTTGTTATCtaagaatatttataatCCTATGgacgatgaagaagagaattAA
- the VPS41 gene encoding Vps41p (similar to Saccharomyces cerevisiae VPS41 (YDR080W); ancestral locus Anc_8.212): MDVNSIDIENNDQKTHINDTADNNDNINLNDKSNDATTGSDTDIEQPNNDTESTEKSDNEEDMDDADTDDDDEDDDEDDDDEDENPPLLKYTRITKLPQNFFQRDSISACHFYDNIFLFGTHSGLLHITYPDFTTIRTLKCHRSSILSIDTDGSYFITGSIDGTVVIGSIENESDIIAFDFKRPINSVVLDNDYKNSKTFLSGGMAGDVILSQRNWLGNRVDTILIPKHSSKGSSSSSFSVLKQPILGIFKLNDVLIWINNEGIIFLDIPTRTTLLTLSLKDYLQTDGYDKEKDLPIDLFKPYVHHLENSRIIIGWCNNIWSFKVTSSNSNSRKKRHQTSRTSSSSSQPRLDNKRFNATTTNSNIGSILSSAASSFRGTPEQTVELEYHFKISMLLSGIASFKDDQVMCLGFDIIHSDFTEEKMEIKLKSLPPQLKIFDLTTSDEIYQDEIVCKNFQNLSLNDYHLGKFIPPNDDGGNPPQYFLISSSDAIKIQEFKLKDHYDWYIEKNEFGKAWDIGNYAVSPKERFQVGLKYIDKLIHSIAVSNPNKSAAMSVSTAAPTTHNTISEKISSIFEQAYNGSKEVNDEELNEFIKDNWSRIISKFLDFGKIDLIVNKVPQEPKLDTTIYDSILDYYLDNGNSLKGINEFIEILEKWSKYSCFSTNYFEEKLEHKIELHNELEISYRNAVILLYLHEQRYSKAIIHMIKTNDQRIFDILSTHNLLTQFLDQIINIILLPYFRNNIENDTSKINNLSNDEIEAVFSDSIQLIASNRNRISISKLIKRFQKFPNLSRILFVILRRLSKVDPQLITQYETELIGLYIKFDKPNLLQVLKTKSNYDIEKVIELCSKEENLYNELIFLWGKIGETKKALSLIIDELKDPNLAIDFVKSWGDSELWEFMIQYSWNKPAFITALLEYPDEYNETYIKVIKGMRNDVEIPSLSKTVGKITRENFLSLKVNKNIYQIVDDETTGYAIDFLKLTQKGKIFQNNDDDGIGL; the protein is encoded by the coding sequence ATGGATGTGAACtcaattgatattgaaaataatgatcaAAAAACGCATATCAATGATACTGCCgacaataatgataatatcaatCTAAATGACAAATCAAATGATGCTACTACAGGATCCGATACTGATATCGAACAACCTAACAATGATACAGAATCTACTGAAAAATCTGATAACGAAGAAGACATGGACGATGCAGATACtgacgatgacgatgagGATGACGACgaagatgatgacgatgaagatgaaaacCCACCTTTACTAAAATATacaagaattacaaaattacCGCAGAACTTCTTCCAAAGAGATTCTATATCAGCTTGTCACTTTTACGATAATATCTTCTTATTCGGTACACATTCCGGTCTTTTACATATAACTTATCCTGATTTCACAACGATTAGGACCTTAAAATGTCATAgatcatcaatattatcgATAGATACAGATGGTTCGTATTTCATAACGGGTTCAATTGATGGCACCGTAGTAATTGGATCCATTGAGAATGAATCAGACATCATTGCCTTTGATTTTAAAAGACCAATCAACTCTGTGGTCTTAGATAACGATTATAAGAATTCAAAAACATTCCTATCTGGTGGAATGGCAGGAGATGTAATATTATCACAAAGAAATTGGTTAGGAAATAGAGTAGATACCATCCTAATTCCAAAACATTCCTCGAAGggatcatcatcatcttctttttcagTTTTAAAACAACCCATACTGGGGATCTTTAAGTTGAACGATGTCTTGATCTGgattaataatgaaggaATCATTTTCTTAGATATACCAACACGTACTACATTATTAACACTAtcattgaaagattatttacAGACCGATGGCTATGATAAGGAAAAGGATCTACCTATAGATCTATTCAAACCATATGTGCACCACCttgaaaattcaagaattatAATCGGCTGgtgtaataatatttggtCGTTCAAAGtaacttcatcaaattcaaattcacGAAAGAAAAGACATCAAACATCACGaacatcatcttcatcatctcaACCACGACTGGACAATAAACGCTTCAATGCAACAACCACTAATAGTAATATAGGTTCGATACTATCAAGTGCAGCATCAAGTTTTAGGGGAACTCCAGAACAGACTGTAGAATTGGAATACCACTTCAAGATATCGATGTTACTGTCAGGGATAGCCTCATTTAAAGACGATCAAGTAATGTGCCTTGGATTTGATATCATCCATTCCGATTTTACCGAAgagaaaatggaaataaaaCTGAAATCTTTACCACctcaattaaaaatattcgATTTAACCACATCTGACGAAATATATCAAGATGAAATTGTTTGtaaaaatttccaaaactTATCATTGAATGATTATCATTTAGGTAAATTTATACCACCAAATGACGATGGGGGTAATCCACcacaatattttttgattagTTCAAGTGATGCAATTAAAATccaagaattcaaattaaaagatCATTACGATTggtatattgaaaaaaatgagtTTGGTAAAGCTTGGGATATTGGGAATTATGCTGTTTCACCAAAGGAAAGATTTCAAGTAGGATTAAAGTacattgataaattaatcCATTCTATTGCGGTTTCCAATCCAAATAAGTCTGCGGCAATGTCGGTATCTACAGCAGCACCAACAACACATAATACTATATCtgaaaaaatatcttcaattttcGAGCAGGCATACAATGGCAGTAAAGAGgtaaatgatgaagaacttaatgaatttataaAGGATAATTGGTCAAGGATCATTAGCAAATTTTTAGATTTTGGGAAAATTGATTTGATAGTCAATAAAGTACCCCAAGAACCTAAATTGGATACAACAATTTATGATTCAATattagattattatttagaCAATGGCAATAGCTTGAAGggaattaatgaatttattgaaattcttgaaaaatggtCGAAATATTCATGTTTTTCAACAAActattttgaagaaaaattggaaCACAAAATTGAATTACATAACGAGCTCGAAATATCGTATCGTAATGctgttatattattatatctaCACGAACAACGATATTCCAAAGCAATTATTCATATGATTAAGACTAACGACCAACgaatatttgatatattatctACTCATAACTTGTTAACACAATTCTTAGatcaaattatcaatataatattattaccgTACTTCAGAAACAATATCGAGAATGACACTTCGAAGATTAATAACTTATCGAACGACGAGATTGAAGCTGTATTTTCTGATTCTATTCAGTTAATTGCCAGCAATAGAAATAGAATATCCATATCAAAATTGATCAAAAggtttcaaaaatttcctaatttatcaagaatACTATTTGTCATTCTTCGGAGGCTATCCAAAGTGGATCCTCAGTTAATAACTCAATACGAGACTGAATTAATTGGATTATACATTAAATTTGACAAACCGAATCTGTTACAAGttttaaaaacaaaatcaaattatgACATTGAAAAAGTGATAGAATTATGTTCAAAAGAGGAAAATCTctataatgaattgattttcCTATGGGGTAAAATAGGTGAAACTAAAAAAGCTCTATCATTAATAATCGATGAATTAAAGGATCCAAATTTAGCCATCGATTTTGTTAAGAGTTGGGGAGATTCTGAACTATGGGAATTCATGATTCAATACAGTTGGAATAAACCTGCATTTATTACGGCTTTGTTAGAATATCCtgatgaatataatgaGACTTACATCAAAGTCATTAAAGGAATGAGGAATGATGTTGAAATTCCAAGTTTAAGTAAAACTGTGGGAAAAATTACTAGAGAAAATTTCTTGAGtttaaaagtaaataaGAACATCTATCAAATTGTTGACGATGAAACGACAGGTTATGCcattgattttttaaaattgaCTCAAAAAGGTAAAATCttccaaaataatgatgatgacggAATTGGTCTATGA
- the TVP23 gene encoding Tvp23p (similar to Saccharomyces cerevisiae TVP23 (YDR084C); ancestral locus Anc_8.216): MEHLTNFYNTILKSSHPILLGLHLSAKAAPIVFYIVGSLFLGFTAQFICIVLLLAFDFYLTKNISGRKLVQLRWWYDSTLTNKETFKFESFKEYAPSLGPPINPIDSKLFWWSMYLTPVVWIVFGILCLLRLKLFYLILVIVAIMLTGWNTYGFRCCDKWDPSKSTEEANSWFQLPALPGLDNIQRLANIGSFFQPSTASSSST, translated from the coding sequence ATGGAGCATTTAACTAACTTTTATAATActattttgaaatcttcACATCCAATACTTTTAGGGCTCCATCTATCCGCTAAAGCTGCACCTATTGTATTTTATATAGTTGGATCTTTATTCCTAGGTTTCACTGCTCAATTCATTTGTATCGTACTGCTGTTGGCGTTCGATTTTTATCTAACCAAAAATATAAGTGGAAGAAAATTAGTACAGTTACGTTGGTGGTATGATTCTACTTTAACTAATAAGGAaacttttaaatttgagtcatttaaagaatatgcTCCTTCTCTGGGTCCTCCAATTAACCCTATtgattccaaattattttgGTGGTCGATGTATTTAACTCCTGTAGTATGGATCGTTTTTGGTATACTTTGTCTATTAAGACTTAAATTGTTCTATTTGATATTAGTCATTGTCGCCATCATGTTAACTGGTTGGAATACATATGGATTCCGTTGTTGTGATAAGTGGGATCCATCAAAAAGTACTGAAGAGGCAAATAGTTGGTTCCAATTACCTGCTCTCCCAGGTTTGGATAATATACAGAGGTTAGCAAATATTGGATCCTTTTTCCAACCTTCAACagcatcatcttcttctacgTAG
- the STN1 gene encoding Stn1p (similar to Saccharomyces cerevisiae STN1 (YDR082W); ancestral locus Anc_8.214) → MDTNDHIVHRDPITSQCFYLPLLFKHNEYYIQSLTDPIPLLLYDLKKCMFKSKLLFEHYYKTFNLESSKCLFYENTPINKIKVIGRVFDSHTKWVKNVDYIFLKLDDCTPNFDNKRDHDLKFTCSVESVCNMLQISTLPDLTGQRIQIIGYAKLQYNEFHIKDLQFVDTMVSELEFWSLAMHYRSWLMEPWTIAPDILEPYLLTQEASLVHGDEDDVINNSTPIRRVGNKKITYIEKLQDENTRNELEIISPYSSANSSVNLNLNLSLSFNNHHVSPFNTEKEHDHFNHEDEQEVDEDENSDIIIVDVSPETSLMIIEDNNGAMTPEQNPFYKPTPTANETDPPITICNKAEIKSFLLRYLITLPVNSITMIDLYQISEFKSKLEQLSIFEFQKQSLSNIKSFEEIKSEQFINYIKSLVASTVVELTSNDNVIDLSILKKVSKYCNERLNISIKLQNLSISIDYKYIKQKLSLKQFKNMMIIEIFKENIKIFTMNTSSIIKNWYIDLKNEKIAIVYLEYY, encoded by the coding sequence ATGGATACAAATGACCACATCGTTCATAGAGATCCCATTACATCACAATGCTTTTACTTACCACTATTGTTCAAAcataatgaatattatatccAATCGTTAACTGACCCTATTCCCTTGTTATTATATGACTTAAAAAAATGCATGTTCAAATCGAAGCTTTTGTTTGAACATTATTATAAGACATTCAATTTAGAATCAAGTAAATGTCTCTTTTATGAGAATACTCCAATTAATAAGATCAAAGTTATAGGTAGAGTCTTTGACTCCCATACCAAATGGGTTAAAAACGTTGattatatctttttaaaattagatGATTGTACTCCAAATTTCGACAATAAACGAGATCATGATTTAAAATTCACATGTTCAGTTGAATCAGTATGCAACATGTTACAAATTTCAACCTTACCTGATTTGACTGGTCAAAGGATACAAATTATTGGTTATGCCAAATtacaatataatgaatttcatattaaagatttacaaTTCGTAGATACCATGGTATcagaattagaattttGGTCGTTAGCTATGCACTATAGATCATGGTTAATGGAACCATGGACAATTGCACCTGATATCTTGGAACCATATTTGTTAACTCAAGAAGCTTCCTTAGTACAtggtgatgaagatgatgttattaataattccaCTCCGATAAGAAGAGttggaaataaaaaaatcaCTTATATTGAGAAATTACAGGATGAAAATACAAgaaatgaattggaaattatAAGCCCTTATTCCTCTGCTAATTCTTCCGTGAATTTGAACTTGAATTTGAGTTTGAGTTTTAATAACCATCATGTTTCTCCATTCAACACCGAAAAGGAACATGATCATTTTAATCACGAAGATGAGCAAGAAgtagatgaagatgaaaatagtGATATCATTATAGTCGACGTAAGCCCTGAAACTTCTCTTATGATAATTGAGGATAATAATGGGGCAATGACACCGGAGCAAAATCCGTTTTATAAACCAACTCCAACTGCCAATGAAACTGATCCACCTATCACGATATGTAATAAGGcagaaattaaatcatttttgTTAAGATATTTGATAACATTACCCGTAAACTCGATAACAATGATTGATTTATATCAAATATCGGAATTCAAAAGCAAATTAGAACAACtatcaatatttgaattcCAAAAACAATCATTATCTAACATTAAATCTTTcgaagaaattaaatctgaacaattcattaattacATTAAATCATTAGTGGCATCAACTGTAGTGGAATTGActtcaaatgataatgtGATTGATTTATcgattttgaaaaaagtcTCCAAATATTGCAATGAAAGATTAAATATCTCAattaaattacaaaatctttcaattaGTATTGATtacaaatatatcaaaCAAAAACTATCATTAAAGcaatttaaaaatatgatgattattgaaatatttaaagaaaatatcaaaatcttcACCATGAATacatcatcaataattaAGAATTGGTATAtcgatttgaaaaatgaaaaaattgcaATAGTATATctagaatattattaa
- the PDC2 gene encoding Pdc2p (similar to Saccharomyces cerevisiae PDC2 (YDR081C); ancestral locus Anc_8.213), which yields MLSIEQRYNICLMAERHPKWTQLELAKWAYETFQLPKIPSQGTISRLLAKKSTYMNCKEHEKDSNRLRKPNNLLVRKILQEWISQSLWNGIPITSPIIQDTAQSVWHRIPSEFREGNGSFSYKWISNFLAKMDVNISALDEELPKAPKIWTFEERNVLKEYFSKIPSVKDIFTLDETFLAYNLPLDYEQYETSKIQRRIEVATVMLCSNLDGSEKLKPLVVGKYKSYRSFRNYFPHEPTDQGSQALLGEKMATRFGISYHSNRKSWLTSNMFHNWLVRWDKRLVADNRKIWIVLDDSCSHRIINAHLQNIHLVYTSSNSRFLPFNWGVLDEFKTRYRIQQYKALIELQKQFEKNSNEKICINFEQSKLTMSNAFKFIKKAWDDIPGDVIKANWKSSGILPAGMIVLNENVSMAFKKNEILESELDSLCNEFYCKKNRDYEMLLDLNIENKNTNFLSTEELVESAIIDPIEPDSTLLSTTTSQFTDDDLLNRLNENLLDEEDGNDDDNDIDGIPNNDLLIDNFNIPPFNNNHVNRGIMTTSQQANNLQNNLNTLPNNSNNNNNNTSMGVNDYESNLNKILDVNFDPSKAELFFNVSTLIDKSALFVDPTANLDLKNVQGDLPLTTNEYFNDVFQSSDSNRESSNINFSNNSNNNILNNRPIXXXXXXVSSSASLLNNTSNGTNNFEVPNLTRLLNSNGGETSNTNIMRQPSLSYPISTTMDSSLQVNTSNSPVPSLGSLQSNINIAKALGTIIKHTEANELIFSKSTITELKVSYLNILKAIKKTRKQLTTAAKMKNGTPNNLESLLATDSLNISRNVIDINSVLPDDVETLQLPDATSFF from the coding sequence ATGCTTTCCATAGAACAACGTTATAATATCTGTCTGATGGCGGAAAGACACCCTAAATGGACACAACTCGAGTTGGCCAAATGGGCATATGAAACTTTCCAACTACCCAAGATTCCTTCGCAAGGTACCATTTCAAGATTATTAGCGAAAAAATCCACATATATGAATTGTAAAGAACATGAAAAGGATTCAAACCGATTGAGGAAACCAAATAATCTCTTGGTAAGGAAGATTTTACAAGAATGGATTTCACAAAGTTTGTGGAATGGGATTCCTATTACTTCACCGATCATTCAAGATACTGCTCAAAGCGTTTGGCATAGAATCCCATCGGAATTTAGAGAGGGGAATGGATCATTCAGTTATAAATGGATATCTAATTTTTTGGCAAAGATGGACGTGAATATTTCTGcattagatgaagaattaccAAAGGCACCAAAAATTTGGacttttgaagaaagaaacgTATTAAAGGAATACTTTAGTAAGATTCCATCTGTGAAAGATATCTTTACATTGGATGAAACTTTCTTAGCATATAATTTACCACTGGATTATGAACAATATGAAACAAgtaaaattcaaagaagaatcGAAGTTGCCACTGTGATGTTATGCTCCAATTTAGATGGGtcagaaaaattaaaaccTTTAGTAGTGGGGAAATACAAAAGTTATAGAAGTTTTAGGAATTATTTCCCTCATGAACCAACTGATCAAGGATCACAAGCCTTATTGGGAGAAAAAATGGCCACAAGATTCGGTATCTCATATCATAGTAACAGAAAATCGTGGCTAACAAGTAATATGTTCCATAATTGGTTAGTAAGGTGGGATAAAAGGTTAGTTGCTGACAATAGGAAGATTTGGATTGTTTTAGATGATTCATGTTCACATAGAATCATTAATGCTCATCTACAGAATATTCATTTGGTTTAcacttcatcaaattcaagattTTTACCTTTCAATTGGGGGGTTTTagatgaatttaaaacAAGGTATAGAATACAACAGTATAAAGCGCTAatagaattacaaaaacaatttgaaaaaaactcaaatgaaaaaatttgcATAAATTTTGAACAAAGTAAATTGACTATGTCAAATGcctttaaattcatcaaaaaGGCATGGGATGATATCCCGGGAGATGTCATTAAGGCAAATTGGAAAAGTTCAGGTATATTACCTGCTGGTATGATTGTTTTAAATGAGAATGTCAGTATGgctttcaagaaaaatgaaatcttAGAATCTGAATTAGATTCATTGTGTAACGAATTTTAttgtaaaaaaaataggGATTACGAAATGTTATTGGATTTGaacattgaaaataaaaatactaATTTTTTAAGTACAGAAGAATTGGTGGAAAGTGCCATCATTGATCCAATAGAACCAGATTCTACATTATTGAGTACTACCACATCACAATTTACCGACGATGATCTATTAAATAGATTGAATGAGAACTTGCTTGATGAGGAAGATGGAAACGATGATGacaatgatattgatggCATCCCGAACAATGATCTTCTGATagataatttcaatatacCCCCATTTAATAACAATCATGTTAATCGTGGCATTATGACCACTAGTCAACAAGCAAACAATTTACAAAACAATTTGAATACACTACCtaacaatagtaataataataataataatacatcAATGGGTGTAAACGATTATGAAtctaatttaaataaaatccTGGATGTTAATTTTGATCCCTCCAAGGCGGAGCTGTTCTTTAATGTAAGCACTTTGATTGATAAGTCAGCATTATTCGTTGATCCTACCGCGAACttggatttgaaaaacGTCCAAGGAGACCTTCCACTAACGACTAATGAGTATTTCAATGATGTCTTCCAGTCATCAGATTCCAATCGTGAATCTAGCAATATTAATTTCTCCAATaattccaataataatattttaaataatagaCCTATCATNNNNNNNNNNNNNNNNGTGTCATCATCTGCATCTTTATTGAACAATACGTCAAACGGTACAAATAATTTCGAGGTTCCAAATTTGACTAGACTCCTTAATAGTAACGGCGGCGAGACTTCCAACACAAATATCATGCGACaaccatcattatcatatcCAATTTCGACCACTATGGACTCATCACTTCAAGTGAATACTTCCAATTCACCAGTACCATCTCTAGGTTCATTGCAGtcaaatatcaatattgcTAAAGCCTTAGGCACAATCATTAAACATACAGAAGCAAATGAGTTAATATTCTCAAAATCGACCATTACTGAATTGAAAGTTTCATatctaaatattttgaaggCAATTAAAAAGACAAGGAAACAATTAACTACCGCGgcaaaaatgaaaaatggtaCCCCAAATAATCtagaatcattattagcTACTGATTCTCTTAATATATCTCGAAATGTAATTGATATCAATTCAGTACTTCCTGATGATGTTGAAACATTACAACTTCCAGATGCTACATCATTTTTCTAG
- the RRP8 gene encoding 25S rRNA (adenine645-N1)-methyltransferase (similar to Saccharomyces cerevisiae RRP8 (YDR083W); ancestral locus Anc_8.215) gives MELFKVDGWNIKTDKVAFAENKKKKLQDKKNKKAKANKKLKDNAKKKATSANSIVVNPDVKMRKFGEKKDQSLSPSSSTEIDKTSTKRNHEEIAKEDIDSTIQSKPQRKLTPLQQKMMAKLTGSRFRWINEQFYTIDSGSALDLVKKQPELFDEYHDGFRSQVQSWPENPIDVFVNQLKARSQKPVNAPGGLPGLTDDNKKLLLLIWVVVKQKLALEVNNFYKSFNQKNRKWKRNHEVHSFDLKKVNDRITVADIKNVPLPDNSCTIVIFCLSLMGTNFLDFIKEAYRILAPRGELWIAEIKSRFADGKGDEFVTALKLMGFFHKNTDDENKMFTRFEFFKPAQDIIEERKAKLERRQKFIEVETEKEELEKKRQKTAEGKWLLKPCIYKRR, from the coding sequence atggaattaTTCAAAGTTGACGGTTGGAACATAAAGACTGACAAAGTTGCCTTTGCAGAgaataaaaagaagaaattacaagataagaaaaacaaaaaggCCAAAGCCAATAAGAAACTAAAAGATAATGCTAAAAAGAAAGCCACTAGTGCCAATTCCATAGTTGTCAATCCTGATGTGAAAATGAGAAAATTCGGTGAAAAGAAAGATCAGTCATTATCACCATCAAGCAGCACAGAAATTGATAAGACTTCTACAAAACGTAACCATGAAGAAATCGCCAAGGAAGACATTGATTCTACGATACAATCGAAACCTCAAAGGAAGTTAACTCCGTTACAACAAAAGATGATGGCTAAATTAACAGGGTCAAGATTCAGATGGATTAATGAACAATTTTATACGATAGATTCTGGAAGTGCATTAGATTTAGTTAAGAAACAAcctgaattatttgatgaatatCATGATGGGTTTAGATCTCAAGTTCAATCATGGCCTGAGAATCCAATTGATGTTTTTGTCAATCAACTCAAGGCAAGGTCTCAGAAACCTGTCAATGCTCCTGGTGGGTTACCAGGTTTAACggatgataataaaaaattgttattgCTGATATGGGTTGTGGTGAAGCAAAAATTAGCGCTTGAAGTGAATAATTTTtataaatctttcaatcaaaaaaataggaaatggaaaagaaatcatGAGGTTCATAgttttgatttgaaaaaagttaACGATAGAATTACTGTGGCTGATATTAAGAACGTTCCTTTACCGGATAATTCTTGTACTATTgttatattttgtttatcatTGATGGGGACTAACTTCTTGGATTTCATCAAGGAAGCTTATAGAATTTTGGCACCAAGAGGTGAATTGTGGATAGCGGAAATTAAATCAAGATTTGCAGATGGTAAAGGGGATGAATTTGTTACTGCTTTGAAACTAATGGGATTTTTCCATAAAAAtacagatgatgaaaataaaatgtttactagatttgaattctttaaacCAGCGcaagatattattgaagaaagaaaggcaaaattagaaagaagacaaaaattcattgaagTGGAAAcagaaaaggaagaacTTGAGAAGAAAAGACAAAAGACTGCTGAAGGTAAATGGTTATTAAAGCCATGTATTTataaaagaagatga
- the PET100 gene encoding Pet100p (similar to Saccharomyces cerevisiae PET100 (YDR079W); ancestral locus Anc_8.209) — protein MRLSFKLPFKYTRAQLEIFRFSFCLLAPIGVMYYIGTDTDKKLNVPGFWPDPETLNKIPKEPYEIKAELARMKKERLEKRLKLEKKLAEEYGIDIEKEKLNIQNELDQQQQHQSSSPSSSISHA, from the coding sequence ATGCGATTAAGTTTTAAATTACCATTTAAATATACAAGGGCACAATTAGAAATCTTTAGATTCTCATTTTGTCTCTTAGCCCCCATCGGAGTCATGTATTATATCGGGACAGATACagataaaaaattaaacgTTCCAGGATTTTGGCCTGATCCTGAAACTTTAAATAAGATACCAAAGGAACCTTATGAAATTAAAGCTGAATTGGCCAGAATGAAAAAGGAACGGTTAGagaaaagattgaaattagaaaagaaattggcTGAAGAATATGGgattgatattgaaaaggaaaagttAAATATACAAAATGAGTTAGatcaacaacagcaacatcAATCTTCATCTCCTTCCTCGTCGATATCGCATGCTTAA